From the Armatimonas rosea genome, one window contains:
- a CDS encoding 4Fe-4S dicluster domain-containing protein: MARLSMLIDLTRCIGCDACTLACKQENGTPADVFFARVLNIEAGTYPDVQRLYLPVLCNHCDNPACLKACPNKAIYKRDDGIVLIDQERCRGTGACVSACPYGNIILNEKDAWYLPEDRAYERDFVKPRLKENVARKCTFCAQRVDQGLNPACVVACPTHARIFGDLEDPESEISEYIVNQEAQTGREAFHLLPECGTEPANLYLGPMAEQEVRTLGGTAEPEPIGEPYEGLAQLRDAATKVLTFLFVAILLTLGTAHAQGVDPSDHETWISSSCAGCHGNGAMGGMGPPLAQTKLDYEKFAHFVRHGKGMMPATKSKDLADDELQSIYAFAKSAPRDESQVPLAFKIAGLLTTQNVGAGFAFIGIVSLLLGLKVLLYWLDCAGIHRLTPYFGKLGWGRTLQIALHAVIVEGLFVRSLWRKSKHRWAMHGLMLYGFMGLGATDFLMSIFNPTRADLGQGHPLKIAANTAGFLLLMGLAYVRVRYRKDEYIDNGLTLGRDYAFVNLMTLALITGFLTELFGVLGANLWILPTYLVHLVLVATLLLSAPFTRFAHAFVVPALIAMTRLTEAVTTAGIGLGFEREPSPGRHHKSERIVAGLLREVAPDKADNFTIRYYP, from the coding sequence ATGGCTCGCCTCTCAATGCTCATTGACCTGACCCGCTGCATTGGCTGTGATGCCTGTACGCTCGCCTGCAAGCAAGAGAACGGCACCCCAGCGGATGTTTTCTTTGCCCGTGTCTTAAATATCGAAGCGGGCACCTACCCCGATGTCCAGCGCCTCTATCTCCCGGTGCTCTGCAACCACTGTGACAATCCAGCCTGCCTGAAAGCCTGCCCCAACAAGGCGATCTATAAGCGCGACGATGGAATTGTGCTGATTGACCAGGAGCGTTGCCGGGGTACGGGGGCCTGTGTCTCCGCGTGTCCCTATGGCAATATCATCCTCAACGAGAAAGACGCCTGGTATCTCCCCGAGGATCGCGCCTACGAGCGGGATTTTGTCAAGCCACGGCTGAAGGAGAATGTCGCCCGCAAGTGTACGTTCTGCGCCCAGCGTGTGGACCAGGGTCTGAATCCAGCCTGTGTGGTGGCCTGCCCGACCCATGCCCGTATCTTTGGTGATCTGGAAGACCCGGAGAGCGAGATATCCGAGTACATTGTCAATCAGGAAGCGCAGACAGGCCGTGAGGCGTTTCATCTTTTGCCGGAGTGTGGCACCGAGCCTGCGAACCTCTACCTTGGCCCGATGGCGGAGCAAGAAGTACGCACACTAGGAGGAACAGCAGAGCCAGAGCCCATTGGCGAGCCCTATGAGGGGTTGGCACAGCTCCGGGATGCGGCGACCAAAGTCTTGACGTTCTTGTTTGTCGCAATTCTGCTCACGCTGGGCACGGCGCACGCGCAGGGGGTGGATCCCAGTGACCATGAGACTTGGATATCATCAAGCTGCGCGGGGTGCCACGGCAATGGTGCAATGGGAGGCATGGGGCCACCGCTGGCACAGACCAAGCTGGACTACGAAAAATTCGCCCACTTCGTCCGCCATGGCAAGGGCATGATGCCCGCCACGAAATCGAAAGATCTCGCCGATGACGAATTGCAGTCGATCTATGCCTTCGCCAAGAGCGCCCCACGCGATGAGTCGCAGGTGCCGCTGGCCTTCAAGATCGCTGGACTGCTCACCACGCAGAATGTCGGGGCGGGGTTTGCCTTCATTGGGATTGTCTCGCTCCTATTGGGCTTGAAAGTCCTACTCTACTGGCTGGACTGTGCTGGCATCCACCGCCTGACGCCCTATTTTGGCAAGCTCGGCTGGGGCCGGACGCTCCAAATCGCTCTCCATGCCGTGATCGTAGAGGGACTCTTTGTCCGCTCGCTCTGGCGCAAGAGTAAGCACCGGTGGGCGATGCATGGCCTGATGCTCTACGGCTTTATGGGGCTGGGAGCCACCGACTTTCTGATGTCTATTTTCAACCCAACCCGTGCGGATCTTGGGCAGGGGCATCCCCTGAAAATCGCCGCGAATACAGCAGGGTTTCTCTTACTCATGGGCCTTGCCTACGTCCGTGTTCGCTACCGGAAAGACGAGTACATCGACAATGGGCTGACACTTGGGCGTGACTATGCCTTTGTCAACCTGATGACGCTCGCGCTGATCACAGGGTTTCTCACCGAGCTCTTTGGCGTGCTGGGAGCCAACCTCTGGATCTTACCAACCTATCTTGTCCATCTCGTTCTGGTGGCGACTCTGCTCCTCTCGGCTCCCTTCACCCGCTTCGCCCATGCCTTTGTCGTCCCTGCGCTCATCGCCATGACGCGCCTGACGGAGGCGGTCACGACAGCAGGGATTGGCCTGGGCTTTGAGCGCGAACCCTCACCAGGCAGACACCACAAGTCGGAGCGCATTGTTGCTGGATTGCTTCGTGAGGTCGCTCCTGACAAGGCGGACAACTTCACGATCCGGTACTACCCGTAA
- a CDS encoding ubiquinol-cytochrome c reductase iron-sulfur subunit codes for MEPHYNHEPDPETPTRRKVMGSLIGLINAGLAAAIALPALAFLVDPLRRKYATGDWIAVLDDSALAEGETKYVTFEMLVDDGYMKSVRNASVYVSRKGSRLVAYDPSCPHLGCHVEYKKKRDRYICPCHGGVFDSDGERVSGPPPRGLTKIPTRTDGGRIWIRKA; via the coding sequence ATGGAACCCCACTACAACCACGAACCCGACCCTGAGACTCCCACCCGCCGAAAGGTGATGGGGAGCTTGATCGGCCTGATCAATGCAGGGCTGGCGGCGGCTATAGCGCTACCTGCGCTCGCGTTTCTCGTAGACCCTCTGCGACGTAAGTACGCCACGGGGGACTGGATCGCTGTTCTCGATGACAGTGCGCTCGCAGAGGGAGAGACCAAGTATGTCACCTTTGAGATGCTGGTGGACGATGGTTACATGAAGTCGGTGCGCAATGCCAGTGTCTATGTCAGTCGCAAGGGCTCGCGCCTGGTCGCCTACGACCCCTCGTGCCCGCACCTAGGCTGCCATGTCGAGTACAAGAAAAAACGGGATCGCTATATCTGCCCTTGTCATGGCGGCGTCTTCGACAGCGATGGTGAGCGGGTCTCAGGGCCACCTCCTCGTGGACTGACAAAAATCCCAACGCGCACGGACGGTGGGCGCATCTGGATAAGAAAGGCATAG
- a CDS encoding cytochrome b, producing the protein MAIFHKTGHDDLHRERPSLGDWLNLRTGWYGFVQKNLDEPMPAGVGWWQTLGNLLLTLLVFQFVSGFMLTLYYVPSPDHAHQSVSYINNRAWMGSIVRGIHHYGSSFLVIVIVLHILRTFFWGTYKKPRELTWVFGVLIFGIMLAFSFTGYLLPWDQKAFWATVVGTRMVETVPLVGDKLVVLVRGGHEVGALTLTRFYAIHIMALPLALMGLTAAHLYLVRRLHIAGPVTKQKGKPVKFYPTQLFRDAVVLLVAVGWLLVLAYLAKPELGEVANPARVDFTPKPEWYFLGLYELLKLLPPQLESVGTFFIPMGMIAGMLALPWLDRSESRHPAKRRWIIDVAIVTILGIGILTLKGLLS; encoded by the coding sequence ATGGCGATCTTTCACAAAACTGGCCACGACGACCTGCACCGTGAGCGTCCTTCGTTGGGCGACTGGCTGAACCTGCGAACCGGCTGGTACGGCTTTGTCCAGAAAAACTTGGATGAGCCCATGCCTGCTGGCGTAGGCTGGTGGCAGACGCTGGGCAACCTGCTCCTCACGCTTCTGGTCTTTCAGTTCGTGAGTGGATTCATGCTCACGCTCTACTACGTACCCAGCCCAGACCATGCCCACCAGAGCGTGAGCTACATCAATAACAGGGCCTGGATGGGCTCGATCGTGAGGGGAATCCACCACTACGGCTCCAGCTTTTTGGTGATTGTGATTGTCCTACACATCCTGAGGACGTTCTTCTGGGGCACCTACAAAAAACCGCGCGAGCTGACCTGGGTCTTTGGGGTGCTGATCTTTGGCATCATGCTGGCCTTCTCCTTCACCGGGTATCTTCTGCCGTGGGATCAGAAAGCCTTTTGGGCGACGGTCGTGGGGACGCGCATGGTCGAGACGGTTCCATTAGTGGGCGATAAGCTTGTGGTGCTGGTGCGTGGTGGTCACGAGGTCGGTGCCCTGACCCTAACTCGCTTCTACGCTATCCACATCATGGCACTTCCACTCGCTCTGATGGGGCTCACCGCGGCCCACCTCTACCTCGTGCGGCGGCTCCATATCGCGGGGCCGGTGACCAAGCAGAAGGGTAAGCCCGTCAAGTTCTATCCCACTCAGCTCTTCCGTGATGCGGTGGTGTTGCTCGTGGCTGTCGGCTGGCTCTTAGTGCTGGCCTACCTCGCCAAGCCAGAGCTCGGTGAGGTCGCTAACCCAGCGCGGGTAGACTTTACCCCCAAGCCCGAGTGGTACTTCCTGGGTCTCTATGAGCTGCTTAAGCTCCTGCCGCCACAGCTTGAATCTGTCGGGACGTTCTTTATTCCGATGGGGATGATCGCAGGAATGCTGGCGCTCCCGTGGCTAGACCGCTCTGAGTCCCGCCACCCGGCAAAGCGCCGTTGGATCATTGATGTGGCGATTGTAACAATCCTAGGGATCGGGATACTCACCCTCAAAGGGCTCCTCTCGTAG
- the moaA gene encoding GTP 3',8-cyclase MoaA, translated as MIPLPLALADSFGRRLEYLRISLTDRCNLRCVYCMPEEGVPYGDLDDVLTFEEIERVVRVLASAGLKKVRLTGGEPLVRKNTPELTARLAAIAGVHEVTLTTNGILLARDAQALWDAGIRRLNLSMDTLQPERFVKLARRAEFARAREGLETALACGFSPLKLNCVLMRGINDDEIEDFGRLTLERPLSVRFLEYMPIGQVSNAQWRAQYVPNDEVVARLRALWPNLEPLEDAPESTSRNFRIPGALGTVGVINPISHKFCEGCNRLRLTANGKLVPCLSDNFEYDLMGPLRTSCTDHELLEHVATALAHKPLQSDFEGRLVYGGSLRTMSQIGG; from the coding sequence ATGATTCCCTTGCCCCTGGCTCTTGCCGACTCCTTTGGGAGGCGCTTAGAGTACCTCCGAATCTCCCTAACAGACCGCTGCAACCTGAGGTGTGTTTACTGCATGCCTGAGGAAGGTGTCCCTTATGGAGACTTGGACGATGTTCTGACCTTCGAGGAGATCGAGCGCGTGGTGCGTGTGCTGGCAAGTGCGGGCCTCAAGAAAGTGCGGCTCACCGGTGGCGAGCCGTTGGTTCGGAAAAACACGCCGGAGCTTACCGCGCGGCTCGCTGCCATCGCGGGAGTCCACGAAGTGACCCTAACGACCAATGGGATTCTGCTCGCACGGGATGCTCAAGCGCTGTGGGACGCGGGTATTCGTCGCCTCAATCTCTCTATGGACACGCTCCAGCCCGAGCGCTTCGTCAAACTGGCGCGCCGTGCCGAGTTCGCCCGCGCCAGGGAGGGACTGGAAACAGCTCTGGCTTGCGGCTTCTCACCCCTCAAGCTGAATTGTGTTCTTATGCGCGGTATCAACGACGATGAAATCGAAGATTTCGGGCGGCTCACCCTGGAGCGTCCGCTCTCGGTTCGTTTTCTGGAGTACATGCCCATCGGCCAAGTCAGCAATGCCCAGTGGCGCGCACAGTACGTACCCAACGACGAAGTGGTCGCAAGACTGAGAGCGCTCTGGCCCAATCTAGAGCCACTCGAAGATGCTCCAGAGAGTACGAGTCGAAACTTTCGCATTCCTGGGGCACTAGGCACAGTAGGGGTAATCAATCCCATCAGTCATAAGTTCTGCGAGGGCTGTAACCGGCTGCGGCTCACCGCCAATGGCAAACTCGTTCCGTGCTTGTCGGATAACTTTGAGTACGACCTCATGGGGCCATTGCGTACTAGTTGCACGGACCATGAGCTCCTAGAGCACGTTGCCACCGCTCTCGCGCACAAGCCTCTCCAGAGTGACTTTGAGGGACGTCTGGTGTATGGTGGGAGCCTACGCACCATGTCGCAGATCGGGGGGTAG
- a CDS encoding hemerythrin domain-containing protein, with product MFTWKTTCSFPEHWRGDLMIQLGARPAAGFDDPLRMLSDCHRRIEWFLGSLYNVDQVAGETLTPAERQALESALGYFATSGVVHTQDEDESLFPRLRSCADDHPCVHAVLETLERLDLDHQLAHEEHKVVERLIQTWLRDGMLTPDSRENLKLVLESLRERYRGHIELEDSVVFPLARTVLSATVIETVGKEMRQRHTSYLR from the coding sequence ATGTTCACTTGGAAAACAACGTGCTCTTTCCCCGAGCACTGGCGAGGTGACCTTATGATTCAGCTTGGCGCTCGGCCAGCGGCAGGTTTCGATGATCCACTCCGGATGCTCTCCGATTGTCACCGCCGCATAGAGTGGTTTTTGGGGAGTCTCTACAATGTCGACCAGGTAGCCGGAGAGACTCTCACGCCCGCTGAGCGCCAAGCACTAGAGTCCGCCTTGGGCTACTTTGCTACCTCAGGTGTTGTGCACACGCAGGACGAGGACGAGTCACTCTTCCCTCGGTTGCGGAGTTGTGCCGACGACCACCCCTGCGTCCACGCGGTGCTGGAGACACTGGAGCGCTTGGATCTTGATCATCAGCTTGCCCACGAGGAGCACAAGGTGGTCGAGCGGCTCATACAAACTTGGCTCCGTGATGGAATGCTGACTCCTGACTCCCGAGAAAACCTGAAGCTGGTTCTGGAATCGCTCCGTGAGCGCTACCGTGGGCACATTGAGCTTGAAGATAGTGTGGTCTTTCCTCTGGCACGCACGGTGCTCTCCGCAACGGTAATAGAAACGGTGGGAAAGGAAATGCGCCAGCGCCACACGAGCTACCTGCGATGA
- the ric gene encoding iron-sulfur cluster repair di-iron protein — MRFEMILAEKTLGELVAENPSRSRLFEKLGLDYCCGGKRTLGHACEAKQLFLDEVVSQLQSEVDPSTVEENPAELPLPALSDHIEATHHTYLKQELPRISGLLAKVVKAHGRTHPFLIELQQAYEPFRDELEQHMFKEEQVLFPWIRQIDSVPVAEQRPALSGPISVMEAEHESAGEALEAFRYLTDSYQAPEDACGTFRALYDALATLERDMHQHVHLENNVLFPRALAR; from the coding sequence GTGAGGTTTGAAATGATACTTGCGGAGAAAACCCTTGGAGAGCTTGTCGCCGAGAACCCATCGCGTTCACGGCTCTTTGAGAAGCTAGGGCTGGACTACTGCTGTGGAGGGAAGCGTACACTCGGCCACGCTTGTGAGGCCAAACAGCTTTTCCTCGATGAAGTGGTGAGTCAGCTACAGAGTGAGGTGGATCCCTCCACGGTGGAGGAGAACCCGGCAGAGCTGCCGCTCCCGGCACTATCGGATCACATCGAAGCAACCCACCATACCTACCTTAAGCAGGAGCTCCCTCGAATCTCTGGTCTGCTTGCGAAAGTGGTGAAGGCACATGGACGCACACATCCCTTTCTGATCGAGCTTCAGCAAGCGTACGAGCCGTTTCGCGACGAGCTGGAGCAACACATGTTCAAGGAAGAGCAGGTACTTTTCCCCTGGATTCGGCAAATAGATAGTGTTCCTGTGGCAGAGCAGCGCCCAGCGCTTTCTGGTCCCATCTCAGTGATGGAGGCAGAGCATGAATCGGCGGGCGAAGCGCTGGAAGCTTTTCGTTATCTGACAGATAGCTACCAGGCTCCTGAAGATGCCTGTGGGACTTTTCGGGCGCTCTATGATGCACTGGCGACTCTAGAGCGGGATATGCACCAGCATGTTCACTTGGAAAACAACGTGCTCTTTCCCCGAGCACTGGCGAGGTGA
- a CDS encoding HPP family protein, with amino-acid sequence MLLKHTLRWLGVELVEVSPLEKGIALIGGGLAVFLVTLFSLWILPTEGAVPVIASTGASAVLLFAVPHGPLSQPWPVVAGHVVSALIGVACGRYIGYAPLAVACAVGLSIGAMLQLKCVHPPGGATAFTAVMGGNAIHQLGFRFVLAPVLLNAVVMVLLAIVLNGAFRWRRYPATLNRLKELPVSVTSEQEHAQVLEAIRSLDSFIDITEDDLIRLATLLKKQ; translated from the coding sequence ATGCTTTTGAAACATACGCTACGATGGCTCGGTGTCGAGCTGGTCGAAGTCAGCCCTCTGGAAAAGGGCATTGCCCTTATCGGGGGTGGGCTTGCGGTCTTTCTCGTAACTCTGTTCTCCCTATGGATACTTCCCACTGAGGGAGCTGTACCTGTTATCGCCTCGACCGGAGCGAGTGCAGTTTTGCTTTTTGCTGTGCCGCACGGACCGCTGTCTCAGCCATGGCCGGTTGTGGCGGGGCATGTCGTCTCTGCCCTGATCGGGGTGGCTTGTGGACGCTATATTGGGTACGCCCCCCTGGCCGTTGCCTGCGCGGTCGGACTCTCAATCGGGGCGATGCTCCAGCTTAAGTGCGTTCATCCTCCCGGCGGAGCGACGGCGTTTACTGCTGTGATGGGAGGAAATGCGATTCACCAACTCGGGTTTCGTTTTGTCCTAGCACCGGTTCTCCTTAACGCAGTGGTGATGGTACTGCTCGCCATTGTCCTGAATGGGGCTTTCCGCTGGAGGCGCTACCCGGCTACCCTGAACCGCCTCAAGGAGCTTCCGGTGAGCGTAACATCCGAGCAAGAGCACGCGCAGGTACTGGAGGCAATCCGCTCTCTCGATTCGTTTATTGACATTACGGAAGACGATCTGATCCGCCTGGCGACACTTCTGAAAAAACAATAG
- a CDS encoding restriction endonuclease, whose translation MRYLSQTTSPSETLLERLRQLPFDAFTLTIASLLDKLGYQDIQPAGRTDWKGRNRAGGVDLTATYVSAAGKRSIAFQLKQFQPNQRLFQRAVDELRGVCLRQGAAEGMLITTSGYSPTITGTQGMVAPLYLMSGEELALLLRQYRIGVTKGGKLDEDFFKGLERKSQGNRPGVPMKEKPDQVKGKYDGDLVVTVSLRQNRSSLWRRPALRQDPSDQPF comes from the coding sequence ATGAGATATCTCTCTCAAACCACCTCGCCCTCGGAGACACTTCTCGAGCGGCTCAGGCAGCTTCCCTTCGATGCCTTTACCCTGACTATCGCAAGTCTTTTGGACAAACTCGGCTACCAGGATATACAACCCGCTGGCAGAACCGACTGGAAAGGTCGAAATCGGGCAGGCGGGGTAGACCTCACCGCAACCTATGTCAGCGCGGCGGGAAAGCGAAGTATCGCCTTTCAGCTCAAGCAGTTCCAGCCGAATCAGCGCCTTTTCCAGAGAGCCGTGGACGAGCTACGCGGGGTTTGCCTTCGCCAAGGAGCTGCCGAGGGTATGCTCATCACCACATCGGGTTACTCCCCCACCATCACCGGCACCCAGGGCATGGTCGCGCCGCTTTACCTCATGAGCGGCGAGGAGCTGGCATTGCTACTACGCCAGTACCGAATCGGCGTCACGAAAGGTGGCAAGCTCGACGAGGACTTCTTCAAGGGTTTGGAGCGAAAGAGCCAGGGAAACCGGCCTGGAGTCCCGATGAAGGAGAAGCCAGATCAAGTCAAGGGCAAATATGACGGAGACCTCGTTGTTACCGTCTCCCTTCGACAGAATCGATCTTCGCTATGGCGAAGACCTGCCTTACGGCAAGATCCATCCGACCAACCATTTTGA
- a CDS encoding metal-dependent hydrolase: MTWRTHLAGGLATLWLLKPFVPIESIGLLSIAAGLGALLPDLDARESRIKNLTLGTGIAPFALPAFALHRLLGHRGLLHSLLGLVLTGLVVGLPIALYLEPEAAIALLLGYASHLALDGATKAGIPLWFPSRRRVHLLPPKLRITTGSEPEDIVLALLAMTAIAVLLTSLQPPVV; encoded by the coding sequence TTGACCTGGAGAACTCACCTAGCTGGAGGACTGGCAACTCTCTGGCTACTCAAACCATTCGTACCTATAGAGAGCATAGGCCTGCTTTCTATCGCGGCAGGGCTGGGAGCATTGTTGCCTGACCTCGATGCCAGAGAATCGCGCATCAAGAACCTCACACTCGGCACGGGGATCGCACCCTTTGCGCTGCCTGCCTTCGCGCTGCACCGCCTACTAGGACATCGCGGACTACTTCACTCACTGCTCGGCCTTGTGCTCACCGGGCTAGTCGTTGGTCTCCCCATCGCACTCTACCTGGAGCCTGAAGCCGCCATCGCGTTGCTGCTGGGTTACGCAAGCCACCTCGCCCTTGACGGAGCAACCAAAGCAGGTATCCCTCTCTGGTTTCCAAGTCGTCGGCGCGTTCACTTGCTCCCGCCAAAACTTAGGATTACCACCGGCTCTGAGCCCGAGGACATCGTCCTGGCACTCCTCGCCATGACTGCAATAGCCGTCCTGCTCACTTCCTTACAACCTCCAGTAGTATGA
- a CDS encoding DNA-methyltransferase, which produces MTNADWAIYNHSCQTMPELLGDSIDLIVTSPPYWIQPNDSLMEPALLRETHGGTPQSYESLLELLTSCFAEAFRVLKPGGHAAINVASTREKGVLRPLPADLTIRLLNLGFQLKEELIWRRWRAYDRRAGTLIQKPYPGYYFPNKNHEWLLIFQKPGPGIYEGRTLQEREASRLQTGPLYVFEIASSVWNILPIPPASKEIHPCPFPDELPARLIELYSYKDDLVLDPFTGSGTTGKAAHHLGRRFVGYEINPEFIPLATERKSQPLIRQRHSAYYKTIR; this is translated from the coding sequence ATGACCAATGCCGATTGGGCGATTTACAACCACTCCTGCCAGACGATGCCAGAGTTGCTCGGCGACTCAATTGACCTTATCGTCACCAGCCCGCCCTACTGGATACAGCCAAACGACTCCCTTATGGAGCCCGCGCTGCTCAGAGAAACCCACGGCGGCACCCCGCAGAGCTACGAGAGCCTGCTGGAGCTGCTGACAAGCTGCTTTGCTGAAGCCTTCCGCGTCCTCAAGCCCGGAGGACATGCCGCCATCAATGTCGCCTCCACACGAGAGAAAGGAGTCCTCAGGCCGCTTCCCGCCGATCTGACAATCCGGCTACTGAACCTAGGATTCCAGCTCAAGGAGGAGCTTATCTGGCGGCGCTGGAGAGCCTACGACAGGCGAGCTGGCACCCTGATCCAGAAGCCTTATCCTGGCTACTACTTCCCCAACAAGAACCACGAGTGGCTCCTCATCTTCCAGAAGCCCGGCCCTGGCATCTACGAGGGGCGCACGCTTCAGGAGCGCGAGGCGAGCCGCCTTCAGACCGGGCCGCTCTACGTCTTCGAGATCGCAAGCTCGGTCTGGAATATCTTGCCTATTCCACCCGCCAGCAAGGAGATTCACCCTTGCCCATTTCCTGATGAGCTGCCCGCACGTCTCATTGAGCTCTACAGCTACAAGGATGACCTAGTGCTCGATCCATTCACGGGCAGTGGCACAACGGGCAAGGCGGCTCACCATCTCGGACGGCGCTTCGTGGGCTACGAGATAAACCCCGAGTTCATCCCTCTCGCCACAGAGCGAAAGAGCCAGCCCCTAATCCGCCAGCGCCACAGCGCCTACTACAAAACCATTCGCTAA
- a CDS encoding DNA-methyltransferase: MRDTQGGIRDRLLHGDALEILPTFKSETFDAIVTDPPYCSGGMTMSERARPASVKYMQSRQKTTWPDFEGESMDQNAWAQWTYRWLKECKRVAKEGAPIVIFIDWRQLPLLTTLLQWAGWRWLGVAVWDKTPACRPQMGRFAAQAEYIVWGAKGRLPTRRHVGTLPGVFRYRVEVPGVKLHMTGKPLALMEELLQIVEPSGTILDPFAGSGTTLLAARNCGLCYVGIEASRAYYQIATERLSGNPPIRYDNASGR, from the coding sequence ATGAGGGACACGCAGGGGGGAATCCGTGACCGGCTTCTCCACGGCGACGCGCTAGAGATACTGCCAACCTTCAAGTCCGAAACCTTCGATGCCATCGTGACCGACCCACCCTACTGCTCGGGAGGGATGACCATGAGCGAGAGAGCCAGGCCCGCCAGCGTCAAGTACATGCAGAGCCGACAGAAGACGACCTGGCCGGACTTTGAGGGCGAGAGCATGGACCAAAACGCATGGGCGCAGTGGACCTATCGCTGGCTCAAGGAATGCAAGCGGGTGGCAAAGGAAGGTGCCCCCATCGTTATCTTCATAGACTGGAGGCAGCTCCCTTTGCTCACCACGCTCCTGCAATGGGCGGGGTGGCGCTGGCTGGGAGTCGCTGTCTGGGACAAGACACCAGCATGCAGGCCGCAGATGGGGAGGTTCGCTGCCCAGGCCGAGTACATCGTCTGGGGAGCGAAAGGGCGGCTTCCTACGCGGCGACACGTAGGAACGCTACCTGGGGTATTTCGTTATAGGGTTGAAGTACCAGGTGTGAAGCTTCATATGACGGGCAAGCCACTCGCACTCATGGAAGAGCTGCTCCAGATCGTCGAGCCAAGCGGCACTATCCTTGATCCCTTCGCCGGGTCAGGTACTACCCTCCTTGCCGCACGAAACTGTGGGCTTTGCTACGTTGGCATCGAAGCAAGCCGAGCCTACTACCAGATCGCAACGGAGCGACTGAGCGGTAATCCCCCTATTCGATATGATAATGCCTCTGGGCGATGA
- a CDS encoding helix-turn-helix domain-containing protein, with translation MDTYRNTNSLSNIPVPLEWLGAILVTARKERNLSQGQLADLLGAHQSVVARWETEGYRSVNLERLVQVAEALEFEISLWPKPKSKI, from the coding sequence ATGGATACTTATCGAAATACGAACTCTCTCTCAAACATTCCTGTCCCCCTAGAGTGGCTCGGTGCAATCCTGGTCACCGCACGCAAGGAGAGGAATCTCTCACAAGGCCAGCTTGCCGACCTTTTGGGAGCCCATCAGTCCGTCGTCGCGCGCTGGGAAACAGAAGGCTACCGCAGTGTTAATCTGGAGCGACTCGTGCAAGTCGCAGAGGCACTAGAGTTTGAAATCAGCCTCTGGCCTAAGCCAAAATCAAAGATCTAG
- a CDS encoding replication-relaxation family protein, with product MEASEVVVVESKRTKRRGRYVREKDMSGMLQPTGRQWRLLRWLAAYRILSVPQIALLAGRRPHTVLQQLRGLFDAGLIEVVPANRSTLSRTEEPDDASLLFGSAPNIYVPTRRGLTMLLERGLIREEEAQRPGYTFGPRSSIALPHTLFIRDVRIWLERTKASYGGDHQVVRWHDGGDAKLDLRRTEAPLRVEPDAWFIYQFQGGKIPRVLVGFVECDRGTERGSQRWHEKLRSYRLLLNGQRLKEITGYERARVLVLTLDSGRRDQLQEVIKEFDQANNLGGSFAERFWLADKTALTQEGFASVCWSNPGTPSLRSFLDL from the coding sequence ATGGAAGCATCTGAGGTTGTCGTGGTGGAGTCAAAGCGGACGAAGCGCCGTGGGCGCTATGTGCGTGAGAAAGATATGTCAGGGATGCTCCAGCCCACGGGACGTCAGTGGCGGCTCCTGCGCTGGCTTGCCGCGTACCGAATCCTCTCGGTGCCTCAGATCGCGCTCCTCGCTGGACGAAGGCCCCATACCGTCCTACAGCAGCTTCGTGGGCTCTTTGATGCAGGCCTGATCGAGGTTGTGCCCGCGAACCGTTCGACTCTCTCCCGTACGGAAGAGCCAGATGATGCGTCGCTACTATTTGGCTCGGCTCCCAATATCTATGTGCCAACCCGCCGTGGGCTCACGATGCTGCTGGAGCGAGGGCTCATCCGGGAGGAGGAGGCTCAGCGGCCAGGCTACACTTTTGGCCCTCGGAGTTCTATTGCCCTGCCTCATACTCTCTTCATTCGTGATGTCCGCATCTGGCTGGAGCGAACCAAAGCCAGCTATGGAGGGGATCATCAGGTAGTCCGCTGGCATGATGGTGGTGATGCGAAGCTGGATCTAAGGCGCACCGAAGCTCCACTGCGGGTGGAGCCAGACGCCTGGTTTATCTATCAGTTTCAAGGTGGTAAGATCCCACGCGTTTTGGTGGGGTTCGTTGAGTGCGATCGGGGGACAGAGCGAGGCTCCCAACGCTGGCATGAGAAGCTCAGGAGCTACCGGCTACTCTTGAACGGCCAGCGCTTGAAGGAAATTACCGGATATGAAAGAGCGCGAGTGCTGGTTTTAACACTGGACTCAGGGCGACGCGATCAGCTACAGGAGGTGATCAAGGAGTTTGACCAAGCCAACAACCTTGGCGGCTCGTTCGCTGAGCGCTTCTGGCTCGCCGATAAGACTGCCCTGACACAGGAAGGATTCGCGAGTGTCTGCTGGAGTAACCCGGGCACCCCGTCTTTGAGGAGCTTTCTAGATCTTTGA